A DNA window from Chiroxiphia lanceolata isolate bChiLan1 chromosome 6, bChiLan1.pri, whole genome shotgun sequence contains the following coding sequences:
- the LOC116787894 gene encoding myb-related transcription factor, partner of profilin-like — MLCGMFNPRNVAERKRKPKFSKEELDILVTEVTRNEAMLFGRETMRLSHADRDKIWEGIARQITSVSQVSRSVKDVKHRWDDMKRRTKDKLAFMQRSLSNPGSMGQPSAIVLTAHERAIESTLRSSHQMHGFQRTDLDVVDSLSTSSGEDEEMPGTSQEQHFASLQRAGAGVNHLSGPSFLRTSSSSEHLEASSQRQELHCPSPRTTSSCRPPHPRTRNPPLSSFDRQLLHSHAQQTDMFGQFCQELVAIHRDMADSMHAVSQRMADLTSQVSQMCQTLTEIRNGVQALHRTQDPSVMQGSCQQDTCPKQPSEPSSASNQNPLKQMTPARTTRSQKRKHF; from the exons ATGCTTTGTGGGATGTTCAACCCAAGGAACGTGGCTGAACGAAAGAGGAAGCCCAAGTTTTCCAAGGAAGAACTGGACATTCTGGTCACTGAGGTGACCCGAAATGAAGCCATGCTGTTTGGGAGGGAGACAATGCGTCTATCCCATGCCGACAGGGACAAGATCTGGGAAGGCATAGCCAGGCAGATCACATCAGTCAGCCAGGTCTCCAGGTCTGTAAAAGACGTTAAACACAGATGGGACGACATGAAGAGAAGGACCAAGGACAAACTGGCATTCATGCAGAGGTCCCTCTCCAACCCTGGCAGCATGGGGCAGCCCTCGGCCATCGTCCTGACCGCCCACGAGAGAGCCATCGAGTCGACACTGCGTTCATCCCACCAGATGCACGGCTTCCAGAGAACGGATCTGGACGTGGTTGACAGCCTGTCAACAAGCT CTGGTGAAGATGAAGAGATGCCAGGCACTTCTCAGGAACAGCACTTCGCTTCGCTGCAGAGGGCTGGTGCAGGAGTCAATCATCTCTCCGGGCCCTCCTTCCTCCGCACTTCTTCCTCATCAGAGCACTTGGAAGCTAGCAGCCAAAGGCAGGAACTGCACTGTCCATCCCCACGCACCACCTCGTCCTGCAGACCCCCGCACCCCCGCACAAGGAACCCACCCCTCTCCAGCTTCGATCGCCAGCTTCTCCATTCCCATGCTCAGCAAACAGACATGTTCGGGCAGTTCTGCCAGGAGCTGGTGGCCATTCATAGGGACATGGCAGACAGCATGCATGCCGTCAGTCAGAGGATGGCTGACCTCACCAGCCAGGTCAGCCAGATGTGTCAAACACTAACAGAAATACGTAATGGGGTCCAGGCTCTCCATAGGACACAAGATCCTAGTGTCATGCAAGGGTCTTGTCAACAAGACACTTGCCCTAAACAGCCCTCAGAACCTAGTTCAGCATCTAACCAAAACCCTCTAAAACAGATGACTCCTGCACGGACTACCAGgtcacaaaagagaaaacatttttag